One window of the Bacteroidales bacterium genome contains the following:
- a CDS encoding ABC transporter permease, with translation MILSLAWKNIWRNKTRSLVVVFAIAVGLFGALFSSAIFIGMVDQRLSDAIRNEVANLQIHHPGFLNNREIADTIPDAQKVLAYLTKDPRVKSVSGRIKIIAMASSASGGAGVKINGICPENERNVTALHMKISDTSGTWFASGKKNTIVIGRKLAERLKLKLRSRVILSFQSATGDIVYGAFRVEGIYKTYNSSFDETNAFVRNDDLAPLAGLQKQQLHEILVSLQNDNTTEQVVASVRNAFPQLETMGWKELMPDLGLMAEYTNAWLYIILIIILLALSFGIINTMMMAVLERTREIGMLKAVGMSGKRIFLMIMSETIFLSLTGTLAGILITLPVVQYFHQHGLNALMFSKGFEDIGFAAMIYPRLNADSYFGLTVLVILAAVLSSIGPSRRALRLRPVEAIRTL, from the coding sequence ATGATTCTGTCACTTGCCTGGAAAAATATCTGGAGAAACAAAACCCGCAGCCTGGTTGTAGTATTTGCCATTGCGGTTGGCCTTTTCGGCGCTCTCTTTTCGTCGGCCATCTTTATCGGAATGGTTGACCAGCGGCTCAGCGATGCCATCCGCAACGAAGTTGCCAACCTGCAGATTCATCATCCCGGTTTTCTGAACAACCGAGAAATTGCTGATACCATACCTGATGCACAAAAAGTACTCGCCTACCTTACAAAAGACCCCCGGGTAAAGTCAGTTTCCGGCCGTATTAAAATAATAGCCATGGCTTCATCGGCTTCGGGAGGTGCCGGCGTTAAAATCAACGGTATTTGCCCCGAAAACGAGAGGAATGTCACCGCCCTTCACATGAAGATCTCCGACACTTCCGGCACATGGTTTGCTTCGGGAAAGAAAAACACGATTGTTATTGGCCGGAAGCTTGCAGAAAGGCTGAAACTCAAACTTCGCTCCCGGGTAATCCTTTCCTTTCAGTCGGCCACCGGCGATATTGTTTATGGAGCTTTCAGGGTGGAAGGTATTTATAAAACTTACAACTCCTCTTTCGACGAAACCAATGCATTTGTCAGAAATGACGATCTGGCACCCCTTGCAGGTCTCCAGAAACAACAGCTACATGAAATTCTTGTTTCCCTGCAAAATGATAATACAACTGAACAGGTAGTCGCCTCTGTGAGGAATGCATTCCCTCAACTGGAAACCATGGGATGGAAGGAACTGATGCCCGATCTTGGCCTGATGGCCGAATATACCAATGCCTGGCTGTATATTATCCTGATCATCATTTTGCTTGCCCTCAGTTTCGGAATCATCAACACAATGATGATGGCAGTGCTCGAACGTACGCGTGAAATCGGAATGCTCAAAGCTGTCGGTATGTCAGGAAAAAGAATCTTTTTGATGATCATGTCCGAAACCATTTTCCTTTCCCTCACAGGAACCCTTGCGGGAATCCTTATCACCCTGCCTGTTGTGCAGTATTTTCATCAGCACGGACTCAATGCACTGATGTTTTCTAAAGGATTCGAAGACATCGGCTTTGCCGCCATGATTTATCCCCGGCTGAATGCCGACAGCTATTTTGGTCTCACCGTTCTGGTGATACTGGCGGCTGTTCTTTCTTCCATCGGTCCTTCCCGGCGGGCACTGCGCCTGCGACCCGTTGAAGCCATACGAACGCTGTAA
- a CDS encoding ABC transporter ATP-binding protein, which yields MKIISLKNLTKTYREDSIEVTAVSDVTLSFEEGEFTAIVGPSGSGKTTLLNLIGGLDAPTSGEIIVNGTNLAQLSSSRLTDFRLWNVGFVFQAYNLIPVLTARENIEFIMHLQKKPVRERRKRATELLQAVGLAERANSRPSKLSGGQQQRVAVARALAARPRFILADEPTANLDSHSAENLLEMMEKLNREENITFIFSTHDPRVMKKARRIIMLEDGKVIRDEQQAKG from the coding sequence ATGAAAATCATTTCCCTGAAAAACCTTACAAAGACATACCGCGAAGATTCCATCGAAGTGACAGCTGTGTCGGATGTCACTCTCAGCTTTGAGGAGGGAGAGTTTACTGCCATTGTCGGCCCCTCGGGCAGTGGCAAAACAACCCTGCTGAATCTTATCGGCGGCCTGGATGCACCTACTTCGGGTGAAATCATTGTCAACGGAACCAATCTTGCACAGCTTTCTTCGTCCCGGTTGACCGACTTCCGCCTCTGGAACGTGGGATTTGTATTTCAGGCCTACAACCTGATTCCTGTTCTTACCGCCCGCGAAAATATCGAATTTATCATGCATCTGCAGAAGAAACCGGTGCGTGAACGCCGCAAAAGAGCCACCGAACTCCTTCAGGCAGTTGGTTTAGCTGAACGTGCCAACAGCCGTCCGTCAAAGCTTTCAGGAGGCCAGCAGCAGAGAGTAGCTGTTGCACGAGCCCTTGCCGCCCGGCCGCGTTTTATCCTGGCCGACGAACCTACCGCTAACCTTGATTCACACTCGGCCGAAAACCTCCTGGAAATGATGGAAAAACTCAACAGGGAAGAAAATATTACCTTCATTTTCTCAACCCATGACCCCCGTGTTATGAAAAAAGCCCGCCGCATAATTATGCTCGAAGACGGCAAGGTAATTCGTGATGAACAGCAAGCCAAAGGATGA
- a CDS encoding PAS domain S-box protein: protein MPFRTLSFFSRKIRTTGYLPKEADGIKTKPVLTEDLFLCIEHQTLFGTIVFVSGKVAYFNKTAAALTKLDTDVLSLYKLQDFAVRIHIEDRDRFLKQFDNSEPAEATDDKHNEIRFYDGNGVCRYWNVFVNPVYFGGNQGHMLIFTDISSYKETENALKVSEEKYRRLLQTSPDAIVVSDKEGRLLFVSDKTFSLFGYEPDFPYQGIPLYEFVTPEHKNAVKIALQELKNGTGTYKDGEYTLLRKDGSVFFAEINSAILNGCNGEANGIISVIRDITQRKIIEKELIRSKNKAEEADRLKTAFLSNMSHEIRTPMNAIVGFAELLTDPDLTEDKKLEYIGIIKSHGDSLLHLIDDILDLAKIEAGQLKIRKVCFSLSEIIREVLMAFQEQLYSLGKTDIELRPKFYPSCPETLLTDPARLRQILNNLLSNAVKFTHQGYIEVGIYTQTISNQEFVVFYVEDSGIGMDSEKIPLIFDRFTQLDDSNARLYPGTGLGLAITRNIVQLLGGFINVDSQKNIGTRFSVFLPNEQNHQTSQIMLSGVEPKNIPDWSAKTIILAEDEPANLYYLQEILQKTGITVYPAGNGEEAVRLCRLHPETDLVLMDIKMPVMDGFTATRLIKQFRPDIPVIAQTAYAMHDDEERCLREGCDAYIAKPVFQDALFARLAPFLNK from the coding sequence ATGCCTTTCCGGACCCTGTCCTTTTTCAGCAGGAAAATCAGAACCACCGGTTACCTTCCTAAAGAGGCTGATGGTATAAAAACAAAACCGGTCCTGACCGAGGACCTGTTCCTTTGCATTGAACACCAGACATTGTTCGGTACCATAGTTTTTGTTTCCGGCAAAGTGGCCTACTTTAATAAAACGGCTGCTGCCCTGACAAAGCTGGATACCGATGTGCTTTCATTATACAAACTGCAGGATTTTGCAGTCCGTATCCATATTGAAGACCGGGATCGGTTTTTGAAGCAATTTGATAATTCTGAACCTGCTGAAGCAACCGATGACAAACATAACGAAATCAGGTTTTACGATGGTAATGGGGTCTGCCGGTACTGGAATGTCTTTGTGAATCCTGTATATTTCGGGGGCAACCAGGGGCATATGTTGATCTTTACTGATATCTCCTCCTATAAAGAAACTGAAAACGCCCTGAAAGTATCGGAAGAAAAATACCGGAGACTGCTGCAAACATCGCCTGATGCCATTGTTGTTTCTGATAAAGAAGGAAGATTGCTGTTCGTTTCTGACAAAACATTTTCGTTGTTTGGCTATGAACCGGATTTTCCTTATCAGGGAATTCCCTTGTATGAATTTGTTACTCCGGAACATAAGAACGCTGTCAAAATAGCCTTGCAGGAATTAAAAAATGGCACTGGTACATATAAAGATGGAGAATACACTCTCCTGCGGAAGGATGGTTCTGTATTTTTTGCAGAAATCAATTCTGCCATTCTGAACGGATGCAATGGAGAAGCAAACGGCATCATTTCGGTAATACGGGATATAACCCAAAGGAAAATCATTGAAAAGGAACTGATTCGCTCGAAAAACAAAGCAGAGGAGGCCGACAGACTCAAGACCGCATTTCTTTCGAACATGTCGCACGAAATCCGTACTCCGATGAATGCCATTGTCGGATTTGCCGAACTCCTTACAGATCCTGACCTTACTGAAGACAAAAAACTGGAGTACATTGGCATTATTAAATCACATGGCGATTCTCTTCTGCACCTTATTGATGACATACTTGACCTGGCCAAAATTGAAGCCGGCCAGCTCAAAATAAGAAAAGTCTGTTTCAGTCTCTCTGAAATTATCCGTGAAGTTTTGATGGCTTTTCAGGAACAATTGTATTCTTTGGGAAAAACAGATATAGAATTACGGCCAAAATTCTATCCTTCTTGTCCGGAAACTTTGCTTACCGACCCGGCAAGGCTTCGCCAGATTCTGAACAACCTTTTGAGCAATGCCGTAAAATTCACTCATCAGGGATACATCGAGGTAGGTATTTACACCCAGACCATAAGCAATCAGGAATTTGTCGTTTTTTATGTTGAGGATTCAGGAATTGGTATGGACTCTGAGAAAATCCCCTTGATTTTTGACCGGTTTACCCAGCTTGATGATTCCAATGCCAGACTCTATCCGGGCACCGGCCTTGGTCTTGCCATTACCAGAAACATTGTCCAGCTACTGGGAGGATTTATCAATGTCGATTCCCAAAAGAACATAGGTACCCGCTTTTCGGTTTTCCTGCCTAATGAACAAAACCATCAAACCAGCCAGATTATGCTTTCCGGTGTTGAACCAAAAAATATTCCCGACTGGAGCGCAAAAACCATCATCCTGGCCGAGGACGAGCCGGCGAACCTGTATTATCTTCAGGAAATTCTCCAGAAAACCGGGATTACTGTTTACCCCGCCGGCAACGGAGAGGAGGCCGTAAGGCTTTGCCGCCTGCATCCTGAAACTGATCTGGTGCTTATGGACATCAAAATGCCGGTTATGGATGGATTTACCGCTACCCGGCTTATCAAGCAGTTCCGGCCCGATATTCCGGTGATAGCCCAGACCGCCTATGCCATGCACGATGATGAAGAACGTTGCCTCAGGGAAGGTTGTGATGCCTATATTGCCAAACCGGTCTTTCAGGATGCCCTGTTTGCCAGGCTGGCTCCCTTTTTGAACAAATGA
- a CDS encoding lycopene cyclase domain-containing protein — protein sequence MSSYFLVLFFAVVFPFLLSFDRKVAFYRLWKYVFPAILITALLFILWDILYTYLGVWSFNQKHLSGIYFFNLPVEEVLFFIAIPYAALFTYEVLLVYFPRDYLGKYARFISLFLVIVLIPTGLIFYDRLYTSANLILGGLLILFFQFVLKVSWMGRFYLAFGVILIPFILVNGILTGSWIDGEIVSYNDSENLGLRILTIPAEDIFYGMSLILLNTGFFEYFRTRKDHLFKKGASLANRAS from the coding sequence ATGAGCAGTTATTTTCTGGTGTTGTTTTTTGCAGTAGTTTTTCCATTTCTGCTGAGCTTCGATCGCAAGGTCGCTTTTTACCGGCTCTGGAAATATGTTTTTCCGGCTATTCTGATAACTGCTTTGCTTTTTATTCTTTGGGACATTCTTTATACATATCTTGGGGTATGGAGTTTCAATCAAAAGCATCTGTCGGGCATTTATTTTTTTAACCTCCCGGTGGAAGAAGTCTTGTTTTTTATTGCTATACCCTATGCGGCTTTGTTTACATATGAAGTTCTGCTGGTATATTTCCCGAGGGATTATCTGGGCAAGTATGCCCGTTTCATTTCCCTGTTTCTGGTGATTGTCCTGATACCGACAGGACTCATTTTTTACGACAGATTGTATACTTCGGCCAATCTGATTCTCGGCGGCCTGCTCATTTTGTTTTTTCAGTTTGTACTGAAGGTTTCGTGGATGGGAAGATTTTACCTTGCCTTTGGAGTAATCCTTATTCCTTTTATTCTGGTGAACGGGATTCTTACAGGCAGCTGGATTGACGGGGAAATTGTAAGTTATAACGATTCCGAAAACCTGGGATTAAGAATTCTGACCATCCCTGCAGAGGATATTTTTTACGGAATGAGTCTGATTCTGCTTAATACAGGTTTTTTTGAATATTTCAGGACAAGAAAGGATCATTTGTTCAAAAAGGGAGCCAGCCTGGCAAACAGGGCATCCTGA
- a CDS encoding phytoene/squalene synthase family protein: MKDLFFEASIQTSRLVTRLYSTSFSLGVRMLNRRFRDPIYAIYGFVRFADEIVDTFQNYNKKLLLDQFREDTYKAIRSGISLNPVLNSFQWVVNKYQIDTKLIDTFLHSMEMDLSKTTYTRDEYNEYILGSAEVVGLMCLQVFCEGNNGEYERLKPLAMKLGSAYQKINFLRDLRQDNQVLGRNYFPGIDIRHLTVETKHQIEQEIEQEFRAGMEGIKQLPPAVRLGVYLTYVYYTALLNKIKKTTPEDLLRRRVRIPDLKKCSLLVFSYLLFKVRKI; encoded by the coding sequence ATGAAGGATTTGTTTTTCGAAGCATCCATACAAACCAGCCGTCTTGTTACCAGGCTGTACAGTACCTCTTTCTCTTTGGGAGTTCGCATGCTAAACAGGCGATTCCGGGATCCGATTTACGCTATTTATGGTTTTGTGAGGTTTGCTGACGAAATTGTTGATACATTCCAAAATTATAACAAGAAGCTTCTCCTGGATCAATTCCGGGAAGATACTTACAAAGCAATCCGTTCCGGAATCAGTCTGAATCCTGTACTGAACAGTTTTCAATGGGTAGTCAACAAGTATCAGATTGACACAAAACTGATTGATACTTTTCTGCACAGCATGGAAATGGACCTGTCAAAAACAACGTACACCAGGGATGAATACAATGAATACATACTTGGTTCGGCTGAGGTGGTTGGGTTAATGTGCCTGCAGGTCTTTTGCGAGGGGAATAACGGGGAATATGAGCGTCTGAAGCCCCTCGCCATGAAACTGGGTTCTGCATACCAGAAAATCAATTTTCTGCGTGACCTTCGGCAGGACAATCAGGTGCTGGGAAGAAACTATTTTCCTGGTATCGATATCAGGCATCTTACGGTTGAAACAAAACATCAGATTGAGCAGGAAATTGAACAGGAATTCAGAGCCGGCATGGAAGGGATAAAGCAATTGCCTCCGGCTGTGCGGCTGGGTGTTTATCTAACCTACGTTTATTACACAGCGCTGCTGAACAAAATTAAAAAGACCACACCGGAAGATTTATTGCGGAGAAGGGTGCGAATTCCAGATCTGAAAAAATGTTCGCTGCTGGTTTTTTCTTACCTGCTTTTCAAAGTCAGGAAAATTTAG
- the crtI gene encoding phytoene desaturase: MNKKIIVIGSGFSGLSASAILAKMGYQVDVYEKNATPGGRARNFKEAGFTFDMGPTWYWLPDVFEEYFERFNKKVSEMYQLVRLDPSYRVYFGPGDFIDVPAGMDAIYRLFEEWEPGSSKRLKKFMEDARYKYQLGMKKLVYKPSLSYFEFLEPWLLRGIVHGDFLRSVSKVVRKNFRNMRLVRILEFPVIFLGATPWKTPSLYTLMNFADMGMGTWYPMGGMYSVVEAMVRLAEEQGAVFHYNAPVERILSRNGKAYGVRINGDIIEADLILSTADYHHTESELLDTEERSYSEKYWDTRKMAPSALLYYIGLDKPVQGLLHHNLFFDEDFDRHADEIYKTPQWPEKPAIYVSCSSKTDPAVAPEGYENLIVLIPVAPGLKDTEEIKQKYYELTLKRIEKLTGESLSGHVVYKRMYAHSDFSSDYHSFKGNAYGLANTLDQTAIFRPSLRSRKLKNLFYAGQLTVPGPGVPPSIISGYVASGQIDSYFKSL, encoded by the coding sequence CTGCCATATTGGCAAAGATGGGGTATCAGGTGGATGTGTATGAAAAAAATGCAACCCCCGGTGGCAGGGCAAGAAATTTCAAAGAAGCAGGATTTACTTTTGATATGGGGCCAACCTGGTATTGGTTGCCCGATGTGTTTGAAGAATACTTTGAAAGATTTAACAAAAAAGTTAGTGAAATGTATCAGCTGGTTCGGCTGGACCCATCGTACAGGGTCTATTTCGGGCCGGGAGATTTTATTGATGTACCTGCGGGGATGGATGCTATTTACAGGTTATTTGAAGAATGGGAGCCCGGAAGCAGCAAACGGCTGAAAAAGTTCATGGAAGATGCCCGCTACAAATACCAGTTAGGTATGAAGAAGCTGGTATATAAACCTTCCTTGTCATATTTTGAATTTCTTGAGCCCTGGCTTTTGCGGGGTATAGTCCACGGCGACTTTCTCCGTTCAGTTTCGAAGGTAGTGAGAAAGAATTTCAGGAATATGCGTCTGGTCCGGATCCTTGAGTTTCCTGTAATATTTCTCGGGGCAACTCCCTGGAAGACGCCGTCACTTTATACCTTGATGAATTTTGCTGATATGGGCATGGGGACATGGTATCCGATGGGAGGGATGTATTCTGTGGTTGAAGCCATGGTTCGTTTGGCCGAAGAACAAGGTGCAGTGTTTCATTATAATGCTCCTGTTGAGCGCATCCTGAGCCGGAATGGAAAAGCATACGGTGTCCGGATAAACGGAGATATCATTGAAGCTGACCTGATCCTGTCCACAGCCGATTATCATCATACCGAATCTGAATTGCTTGACACTGAGGAGCGTTCCTATTCTGAAAAGTATTGGGATACAAGAAAGATGGCTCCTTCAGCCCTGTTGTATTACATCGGACTGGATAAACCGGTTCAGGGGCTATTGCATCACAATCTTTTTTTTGATGAAGATTTCGACCGACATGCCGATGAAATATACAAAACGCCCCAGTGGCCCGAAAAACCAGCCATATATGTCTCGTGCAGTTCAAAAACCGACCCGGCTGTAGCTCCTGAAGGATATGAAAACCTGATTGTGCTGATACCGGTAGCTCCGGGATTGAAAGATACAGAGGAGATTAAACAAAAATACTATGAATTGACATTAAAGCGGATTGAAAAACTGACCGGAGAATCTCTCAGCGGGCATGTTGTTTATAAGCGGATGTATGCCCACAGTGACTTTTCTTCCGATTACCATTCATTCAAGGGGAATGCCTACGGGCTTGCGAATACCCTTGATCAGACTGCAATTTTCAGGCCTTCACTCAGAAGCCGTAAGTTAAAGAATCTTTTCTATGCCGGCCAGCTGACTGTACCCGGCCCGGGGGTTCCTCCTTCGATTATTTCAGGGTACGTTGCTTCCGGACAAATCGATTCATATTTTAAAAGTCTGTAA